The Homalodisca vitripennis isolate AUS2020 unplaced genomic scaffold, UT_GWSS_2.1 ScUCBcl_755;HRSCAF=3416, whole genome shotgun sequence genome has a window encoding:
- the LOC124370962 gene encoding putative gustatory receptor 28b gives MTQMMVLVDIIHYRFSALNAQLSDISMEYNNMPLHDVMSRLDSVFRLHNPSYTSSSGISTLTTNLVLVYVPSWIPCIWELITLLVQICVCHACAREANRSALLAHHILRPDTPIQLWEQVSLFSRLTLHLKVRFSVGGIFTLDRSLISKLSVTALSYLIIAVQLKEVESYIGGQSKSINSTYNSNTSLP, from the exons ATGACTCAGATGATGGTGTTAGTTGACATTATTCACTACAGATTCTCGGCTCTCAATGCGCAGCTGTCAGACATCAGCATGGAGTATAATAACATGCCACTTCATGATGTTATGTCTAGACTGGACTCCGTGTTCCGACTTCACAACCCCAGCTACACGTCGTCGTCTGGGATCTCAACGCTCACTACT AACCTGGTTCTGGTATATGTACCGAGTTGGATCCCTTGTATCTGGGAACTGATCACATTGCTCGTCCAGATATGCGTGTGCCATGCTTGTGCACGGGAGGCCAACCGATCTGCTCTTCTCGCTCATCACATCCTTCGCCCCGACACTCCCATCCAACTGTGGGAGCAGGTCAGCCTCTTCTCCAGACTCACCTTACACCTCAAAGTTCGCTTCTCTGTGGGAGGTATCTTCACGCTGGACCGCTCTCTCATCTCAAAATTGAGTGTGACTGCTCTGTCTTACCTCATCATAGCTGTACAGCTGAAAGAAGTAGAGTCTTACATTGGTGGTCAGTCGAAGAGTATTAACTCTACCTACAACAGTAACACAAGTCTACCATGA